TAATCTGCTCCCTTATATGTTCTGACCACAAGATGTCACTATAATTAGGCCTCCCACCCTGAATTCAACAACAAATAGAGCTTTAACCTGGATATtctgtatttaatgttatttgttCACAGCATGCAAGTAATTGATTTTGCTCAGCCTTTCAAATCAGgggttcagttcagttcagttcagttctttGCAAACGTATGAGTTTTTCATTTTGTCTATAAGAAGTGAGATGTCATATGTCTGCTTTATCTTTTACTGTTAAAGGAAGAATACATAAACAAGATTCAACTGTGAATCTAAAGAGAAATGGAAATGTACTCAAATATTAGCCACAGGTCATTCTACCACTGCTACTGAATAATGaatctgcattttcttttgCCTGTTGTCAAAGCCTCTTAGTCATGTAAGTTTTTCTTTTGCCAAAAGTAAGCAGGTATTCCTCCAGAGTAAGCTGTACTGGTACAGAATGCAATTGATAACAGTTTCagagtgtgtgtttctgtttgtctGAACAACTGGTGCCATCGAGTTGTAGAAATAaatgtcttcagactgatttagtAACCCCAGGTGTTCTTGTGACCTATCAAGGCATCTGCTCTGTGCTTTGGCTcggcctaaccctaacccttacccttCTGATCGCTACTGTAACTGCTATTGTGCCTCTTGCTGCTCTCCAAGTCTTGGGCTGGGCGCTGCTCCGAAGATCATGACTGTAACCCGAGCTGCTGTATTAAAGGTCAATAGGAGCTGGGAGTTCTGGCACTTGCTCTCTACTCCTGCAGGTTATATTTAGGCCAGGAGGAGAAGACAGAAGGATAAGCTTCCATAAAGAGCTTGGAGTCTGCAGCCCAGATTAACCCTGACATTCACACTGGCCTCTTGCTGTGTGCTGACTCAGTAGATCTGACCTGGGTAGATCGGAGAGCCTGGGTCTCTTTCTGATCGAGCTAAGAAACGCCTAGTGGCTTTCAAGGCTCTTTGGGTCATTTCCTTGAAATCAAGCAATAGTAATCAGTGCTTAAATATCTCCTGATATTATTCACTCTAACATTTATCCTAACATTAATCTGATACAGCTTCAGGGCAAAGTGGAATTATATTCAGTTAAATGTTCAACTGGCAAGCAAGTACAACCTGCACAATGTAAACCTCtccattgtttttattcttgtatATAATTCTTAATTCTACACAGTGTGGCCCTTTCTCGCCAAGCAGAAGTTGCTTTATTTTGGCATCTCACAGTTAGATTGTTTAGTGAGCTGAACAACCCATTGAACTGTGTAGCTAGAAGTCAGAGCCCGGCTGTTCTACCCCGGGGAAGTGTCCACGCTGGTCAGGGGTTAATATCTTATAGGGGCCCTTCTGTTTCGATCTTCTAGGTCCCAGCCGGGATGGTACCATTGGGGAGGACACCATCCGTGCCTCCCTCATCTCGGCCGTGAGCGACAAGCTGCGCTGGAGGATGAAGGAAGAGATGGACCGGGCGCAGGCTGAGCTGGATGCCCTGAAGCGCACTGAGGAGGACCTGAAGAAAGGCCACCAGAAGCTGGAGGAGATGGTCTCACGCCTGGACCAAGAAGTGGTGAGTCTCTGTTCCCCTTTCGCACACTGCCAGGGCAGCATGTCCTGCAAGATCACAAGGATCATCTGGGAGACCATGCTGAGGTCCAGACAGCCGACCGCCTGGTTCAGTGACATATTCTCCCTCTTAAAAGGGGCTTGGAGTCCCTGAACAAGTGGAGTCACCATGCTCTAGACCACTTGAGGCCTGCCAAGCTGACGTTTTGACGATGTCCAATCAAGCCACCAGTTGGGTTTGCAAGTCTACTGCATAATATGCAAGCATGGCATTGAATGAAAAAGATCACTGCTTGTGCAGGTGTTGTACCTATCTGACTAatgtccttttttatttttaaaaataatttagctTGCTAATGGGGTGTTAGTGAAATATTTCAGACAGCTAAAGCAAAGGACCAAGGCTCTATGTTGAGACATGCTCTGTAAGGAGACATTTGGTCCATAACTATTTTAAGAGGCTAAGGAGTAACCAGGGCACGTGTTTCCGTTTGGATCAGGCGGATGTCGATCGCAACATAGACCTGTTGAAGAAAAAGGACGAGGAACTGAGCGCCGCCCTGGAGAAGATGGAGAGCCAGTCAGAAAACAACGACATCGATGACGTCATCGTGCCCACGGCGCCCCTGTACAAACAGATCCTGAACCTTTACGCCGAGGAGAACGCCATCGAAGACACGATCTTCTACCTGGGGGAGGCTCTGCGGCGGGGTGTCATCGATCTGGAGGTCTTCCTCAAGGTACCGCCTCTCAGAGATCTCTTGATTTGAGTGCATGTGACTGGTCTAGTTTGGATCCAACAATTTAATCATACAATAAAAtttaatcataatgaaaaaTGGGTAAAAGGTACACCcatataaaagaaaacattgacCCTCCATTAATGTATTCTTGTCTGTAGCATTAGAATCAAGCCTGTGCTTTATAGTGTGCTATTGTCCCTAatgcctctctgtctctgtcgtTTCCAGCATGTGCGCTTGCTGTCTCGCAAACAGTTCCAGCTCAGAGCGCTGATGCAGAAAGCTAGGAAGACTGCCGGCCTCAGCGACCTCTACTGACCTCTGCCGACCTCCGCTGACGTTGACTCTACAATGATGCACACCAATACTCTTTTGAAGTAGCCTACAaaatccccccctccccccatacTTATGGTTATTGGTCTCTTTCCCTGTCCTCTCAAATAAGATCAGATCAAATGTCTGCAGCAGCCCCCTCCTCCTTGTTTTCTCTGCATATTGACCTGCCTAGATTGTGTAGCATTCTCTCCATCACGTTTTAGTTTCCATTCTGTCTCCCCAATAGGGCAAACACTAAGGAGTAAACTGCAGTTAACAAACTGCAGCATTCTGCATAAtgcatgaaatgaaagctttatTTCTTCACTGCACAGAAGAGGCTGTGCGAGCCATTTCAAGGAGaccaaattaatacattaccGAAAGAAGTGGGCCGAGAGACAAAGTACGAGATGAGGCTGTTAGCAGTGTATTTCATAGGGTGTAGAGCAGTGTGGTCCTTCTGGATCCTGAGCCATTCCTCCCACAGTCCGGGGCAGAGCCGTATGTCAGCACCTGCAGTCTGTACTGCTGCTCTTCCCATAACACTTTGCAACAGGGTGCATTGTTGTGATGGTAGATACGTGGGCACACACCATGAAATCCATTAAGCTGTGGCACAAGCCTGTTCTCCAAAAATATCACAGTTCTGATTGTGCCTTTCACCTGCGTCTGCGTAGCACATTACCTGAGGGACACTTCATTACTGGTGCAGGAAATCTTGTCCTGATCATACAGGTTTTATAGTATTTGTGTACATCTATATTTCCACAGCGCATGGATTGGGTGCCAGGATGCAAATATTCTCATGAAGACAACAGCATCATGATAAATTGACAAGCAGACACATAACCTTTGGAACAGACTTTGTAGTGTTATCTGTATTGAATTACTAGTTCTTCCCATGGGTGAGATGGATGGACAGTTGTACATTGTATTCCCTCTCGttctgtgttttcctgtttatTTCATCCTTTGGTCTGGGATTCTGTGTGTTCTGAGCACCCATGCTAGTATTATACGTTTGCACCCTGGTTTTAAGGACTTTCCTCCGTTCTCTCATGCGGACTCCTGGCagacttttatttatatatatgtgtgattATTTTCCATCAACCCTCCTGATCATGACAACTTCCCCTGGTGGTCTGACAATACTTATGCATTTTGATAGATTAATctatttttcccccctctttgcGAGCAACAGTGTGTACTgttcctccatttttttttttccccatcttcAGATGATTTATAATAAACATATTATTGCACATCAgctggaaaatatatttatagaaaaTCAAAGTATAGAAACTTTGGTCTTAAAAacatctgatatatatatacacacatgcatgtatagtctttttgtttgtttgttgctgttCTATTTAATTTCAATCCCTTTTTCAGCCCCAGCCTTTATGCAATTCATTTCTGATTCTTTCAAAATCTtggtggggaaaaaataaaaagctcacATTTTGCTGGGCATCTAAGCCTGATTGTTATAGAAAAACATGAAGATATCAAATACACCTTGCTGAAGGAGAAGTTATATCAAGTGAAAATGGTAGatagtttttattgttttttactttCTAATTAAACTTAGATTTTACTAAATGCACTTTGATTGACATGTAAACTTGAGCATTGGTGGTATGGGTATTTtgtttagaaataaaaaataaattgcatttccagTTGGTTTGATTCTTGTTTTAATGAACATCACACTGCAGGAAGTCTGGTATTGCAGGTTCAAGATAGAGCCTTGAGCtgaaatgttaataaaataaatatgacaaTTTAAGTAAGTCGTATGGGACAATCAAACAAATACTAGGTAAATATAGAAGTGAAAAATATACACTTATGGATCGGtgcaaatagacatgttaaacGCTTGCATTAAAACACATCTTTAAAATGGGATCTGATGGTAGTACCAttctgtagctttccaatgtgTTGTCCTGTTATTCTGTATTGGAACCTGACTAGCCcacacaaatacatgactaacctgaattgcactttaaaatgtaaaaatacatatcGCAGATCTTAAGGACCTTCTGTGATTGCGCCaaagtccatccatccatccatcttcaaaatcgcttatcctggtgagggtcgcggggaagccggagccgatcccggcaggccttggggcgcaaggcaggaatacacccaggacgggacgatTGCACCAAAGTGTAATTTACAAAGCAGTGTTCATACCAGAAATCATCTTATTGAGATGTTAGATACTCCATTTGAATGGCAGTATATTTTGTCTCTAAGGTACTCATTGGCTGGAGAGATGTTTTAcaaggatttatttttatgaaactCTGGTACCAAGACCCAGATGAGGTAAGCATTTATCCTTCATTGCAATTCTAATCGAATCTTTTTCAAATCAGAAGGTTGGCACTAAAACTTATTCTGTTGCATGCGATGGTAAAGTTTTAATCAGATCTTAAAacaggggtctccaaccctggtcctggagtgcccctatccagcaggttttggagGTCACACTTCTATCACCcatttataaacacctggaagtatttcattctGATCAGTGAAGCTTTGGtaaattcagtaatttagaaaccattggaaTAATTATCTGATTAGCTGTAGCCTCTCACAGCAATAGCTCCCTTGGttgacttgcttaattgattaataaatcACATGTGTTCACAATATTTAGAAACTGGTGATTTATGGTGACCTATAACATTTaactggattggggctctccaggaccagggttggagacccgtCCTAAAACTATTGTTTCAGGTTAAATTAGATATTTTGTAAAAGGGGGCCAGCAGGAGTTATTAGTAGTGCTACCCATGGCATTATCAGCATTTTCATTAGgggtttacatgtatttttttaagattaatGAACTTTTTCAATCCTCTCCACCTTTGCCCCATTCACaggtaagattaaaaaaaataccttgGGTCCTTTAAGAGGGTGCCAATGAAGTGgaaacttttaaaatgaaacattcaCATCCACACTGAGGAGGTgccagttaaaaataaaattaagtagtaCCCACACCCTTCTATATTACTACATATATAATCCATACATTACAGGTCTTCATCAGGAGATAAATCATAGCATTGATCCATATCCgtgttaaattaatttgttagGAGTAGATATATGCAAGTGTGCCACAGCAAACAAAGAATACCAGGAGTGAGCCAGGAGGAGGAGGGTTTATCCTGGAAGTTTATTAGGTGGAGTGTATACAAGTGGAACATCCAGCTGCCTCATGGTTTGGGGGGGTTGTACACATTTACACTATGTTCCACTATACCAAACACTGTGCTGCAATACTGAGCCTTCCACTACCACAGAGTGATGCGTCAGACATGTCCTGGATGAagtcccaaaaaaaaaaaaaaaatatatatatatatatatatatatataattattaaatttaGAAGTGGATACATATGCACAAGGCCCTAGCAAGCCAGGTCACCAATATTGCTTCCTATCCTACCACAAGTGCTCCCAATTTCACAATGGCTCAAATACTTTGCTTCTCTATTTATGCAACATCTTACCTTTAATtgaaaaaattaaagaaaatattgtacAGCTCATGCCAGAATGGTAGCTAGTTTtcatttattggtttatttttcttataccAGTAGATCCACCCCATTTAAACCAAGCTGCAGGCTGTCAGATCACTGCTTCTCAACCTCCAATGGGAAGTGGGCTGGAAAAGGACACCGATTCATTCGGTTTCCTGTCAAACAAAGGCCTAATTTTATGCTTCAAACGTTCCATTGTTTTTCCTCCCAGAGATTGTAGAGAGACGTGCTATACTGCTATATGAATTTTGTATGGGGAGGGAGGGGCTGTTGGATAGAGAAGAATAAACCAAACGGAGCCAAAATGAGAGCCAGCCTGCACCCAAGAACAAGATGGAAAGCAAGATTCTCTCttctataaatattttaaatagaatTTCTACAAGGAGTGCAAGGGAAGACTGACtaaacacagatgcacacatttTACAAAGGCCTTGGATTTGGAGTTAACTGATGAGATCGATCAGTCATTACAGACAGGAcccccccccttccctctccccctccagcCACACTAAATTGCTATGGTGCATCCATTTGGAGGTTTGCTGCGAGACGTGAAGGGACAGGAGAAGCCGGCTATTGCAGGGTAGTGGGGAGAGAGGGTAGAAATCTAGGGAGCTTTTCCTCCAGAGGTGGTTACAACTTCAGCTCCTTCTGAACACCCCACAGTGTGTCAGCGCTCTTCCTCAGCTGATCTTCCTCCTCTTTCTTCAGGCTCATCTTCACAATATCAGAGAGCCCAGTGTTGCCCAATACACAGGGGACACTCAGGAACACCTCATCATGGATTCCATGCATGCCCTGAGGAGGAGAGAACAGCAGGGCTTAAAAGAGGTACACCCATTTCAGTGGATTTGTAGACTTTACAaaaaggagttttttttttttttttttggtcttaaGTTACAAACCTATTAAAAGGTCACCAAAAGGGCTGGAGGGTCCAAGGGGCACACTGGGAGACCAGTTCCCAACCATGGCCCTGTTCTCAGTTTTCATTCCGGCCCCATCAGCTGCTTACCCGAATGATCCCCAACAGTTTAAGACTTTACACTTTCAGATCAGACCATGAAGCCCATGACTGGGTTCAATCCAGAGCTCAACCGAAACAGACCAGCACACACATGGGTCCCTCCAGGATCAGCCCTTCAGTAGGGAAGATTAGCCTTAACTCACCTTGACCATGGTGGACACAGGGTGCACTTTGCGCAGGTTCTTCAGGAGGGTCTCCACCAGGTCGGTCACAGACATCCCAATAGCCCAGGAAGTGTAGCCCTTCAATTTAATAACCTCATAAGcactggagagagggagagggagggcagGCGTTAGTAAAACTTTCACATCACCATTCCTCACATCGTTGGTCTCCTATCCCTGGGTTTCCATGGAGTTTGTTCTAAATCGGAGGTTTTTGTGTGGTCCTTCGTTTCGTTTATTCAGGCACCAAACCTCCCAGAACAGCAGGTTTTAATCAGTCACCTTAAAATGGTCTGTGACTTGATCTGAGACTTGGATCAATTCAACAAGGTGTATTTAGTGGGGATCAGGAATGCGCAACTTGAGTGCAGTTTGGCATCTAGTCAGCAAAACTTTCACTTTTATGCAGAAGCAGTTATACTTCCCTGGAAATTCCCCTTTCAGAACAATAGCAAATCAtgctgcttctagctccatctCCAGGCCTCCCCACTTGGTGCCACTATGCACTGTATAAAACCTGCTAGCAGTATACTGTATAAACCCCCACCCGATTAAACAGCAGAATGTCACCATGACTTTGAATAGCAGTGCTTCAGACCGCAATATTGGCCTAATTCCAGTGCAATTCTGTATGAACAATGCCATAGCTAGTCGTCCCTTCAGGGCATAGAGGATAATCCAGACCTCTAATACCATCTACACCTCTTTGAAGAAATAAGTGATCAAAGTTTACACATCCTTCTGTCATAACTAATTATAGTGATTACTCCAACCTCACTGGAGGTTAAACAAGTCCTTTCTAATGGACCACATGCAGACTGATATGGCCTAACAGCTAACCCAACATTCCTCCGTTGCCAAGTGACCATTTTCTCCCCTGCCTGAATACAAGCAAATTGAAGATAGGAGTTTCTGCGGAATCAGGGAAGCATTAAACAATGCATGCTTGGGTTTTACCAATTAACCAGCTCCCAAATTGGAATCTCTAGTAACTTGCCATTGAAATCATTCAATTACATATTAAATAGTCCAGGAGGCCTTCtgtattaagattttattttggttaaaaaaaaaaaaaaaaaagttacaagaTACATCATTGGTACCCTTGTTTCCTACAGGAAAAAGCAAGAATAACATCCTTATGCCCCATACACAGTTCACAAAATCCTATTCCAGAGCTTGTAAAATTAGATCAAAGACTTTCACCCCAGGTTTAATTGACAACCTTGACTTTGATCGCGAGGGAGATCTGCTTCAAGGTTAGAAATGCATTTCATCTTTGGATTACAATTTGCATTAAGTGGAGAGCCCAGAATACAGCCAGCCATCACATGggaaaggtcagaggtcacaaGCAGAGTGCTTGGTTTTTGCTCCAATAGTTTCTATTAAAACTGGACCTTAAGAGGTTAATTTAAGTATTCAGAACATCCTAGTGTGTAGGCATTCAGTAATTAAAGAGCATATTTATACAAAAGGTCAGTATTTGAAAATAAAGGACATCTGGCTGAATTTtaagtaaatgtacatattaCAGGTTAAAAATTATAcccattgctttttttttttttttttttttaaaaagggtgAACATTTTAAATGGATGTCACTTCCAGTAAATGAGCAAGTTaatttatacaaaatattaGCTCTtctatatacacatttaaaaattatatgTTCATaaccacattatttttaattggttaattcaattaattgatCAGCAGGGGGAGGTGAACCAGAGATCTGAACGGCTAATATGGAATCTATGTGCAAAGCAGGAGACTAGGTTTCTGCAAGTTGTATTTTGTCATATACATTAGTTTAGGACAAAACTAAAACCAACAAGGACATCATACATTTGTATATGAAAGTATAGTAGAGGTTTATCAATTGTAGAAGGTCAAGTGCACATGGTCACAATCCTGGCCTTACCTCTCAACAACCTGCTTGTGCACATCCTTCCAGTTCTCAGAGTCTTGGTCTGTTCCCATGTCAGGGTTCAGTTTCTGAAGAGACACTCCAGCCACATTGATTCCACTCCACACTGGCACTATATAGAGGAAAGCAACAAAGCAGGAGAACATCAGAATACTTACAGATGACTGAGAGCCACAGTCCATGGATTGAAAAGGAGGAACCTTATGGTCCTCTCTAAGCACTTTACTTAACTTCCACTGGTTTAATCTTCTCATGAACCTAATGAACCATTTTAACTTCGATCAGGATGTTAGAACGGCTGAGCATTTGGAACAAGTACATTCTTATCCAAGTTTATGTACATGTAttcacccccaccccaccccaccccacattTTGTTTAGGCCAGATTCTTCCATGACTATGTTGAATGACCACTCAGGGGCAAGAAGAAAGCAGACACAGGGAGTCATACAAACAAGACTGGGTAAGAAGGCAGACAATTAGACCGCAGATTGCAGAGATCTATAAACCGTTGCATAGAAAGGTACACAATGGACTCATTCACAGCTAAACTTTGCCTGCCTGACTCGGCAGCACTCTCGGAGAAGCACTCTGACAGAGCCTTGTACTCAGGCAGTCACACAAACAGCCCTGGGGTCCTCACCGCTGGAGTCTCCATGCTCTCCAATCACCCAGCCATGACAGCTGGATGGGTGCAGGTTCAGCCTCTCCCCCATCAGGTAACGGAAGCGAGCCGAGTCCAGATTGCAGCCACTGCCAATCACACGGTGCCTGGGGAAGCCACTGAGCTTCCAAGCCACATAGGTCAGGATATCCACTGtggaaatgaagaaaaacacaagttcagttatttattttcctcttctGGAAAAGAGAGCCGAGTCACAGATGTCACAATGAGAAGAGTTCATCCAGGGCAGTGGAACTAGAGTCTTAACTACCCAGCACCAAGGTTTTCCAGTTCACAGACACTGCCTCCTGGCATTAGTCCTACTCTCCTCTCGAACCACTCACCGGGGTTGGAGACCACCAGGATGATGCAGTTGGGGCTGTACTTGACGATGTTGGGGATGATGAACTTGAAGATGTTGACGTTGCGCTGAACCAGGTTGAGGCGGCTCTCTCCCTCCTGCTGCCTGGCCCCAGCAGTGACCACGACCACCTTGGAGTTGGCAGTCACGCTGTAATCTAGGGGAAGGGACAAAAGGAGGTAAGAAATCACTTTCCAGTGACTAAAGGAGGCTCTCTGGATGACTCGGAAGGCCCACATTGAGTGCTCAGAATATTGTTGCATCTTAATTTGTTTGCACAGTTTTGCAAGGTGCATACTAAAAACACTGTTCTAATCAAAGTCGATCAAAATCGGAATTCATACGTGAAGTGCTTTAATAAAGCGCATGGAACCCAATCCATCTCCATTATCAAATGAGAAGACCTTTACGACTAGAGCCTGGTTATTCCAAGGCCTTGCAAGTCTAAACTAAAAATTATAAAATCTGAGCCCAGGTTTAACCATCAGCCAGGGCAAGGAAGCCAAAACAGGAGTGTCCGGAGGATTCCCCACTTCCTTCTGCTCACCTTTATCAGCAACGATTTTCGGAGTGCGCAAGAAAAGCCCTCCATGTTGCAGGTCCATCATCTCACCCTTCAGCTTGTCCTCGATCACATCCACAAGGGCTAGTTCATCGGCAAGCTCCTGTACAGCACAAAGGAGGAGGGGGTTAAAACTGGGGTGGTCTGAGTGTAGCCTCCACCAGAGCACAGGTTCTGTAAGCCAGACATTGAAATCTAGACTAGGTCACAGGAAGCTTTGACCAGGATTCCCACAGCTGCAATGCCCAATTGGACAAACCATTTATTCTAGGTGGCCTAAAGATTGCAAACAGTCTTTTTGGCACAGTACCCTCAACATTCTAGGTTTGTGACAATTCCAACAACTCAACTTATCTAAAAAGTGAAACCTTTCAAGTACACACCAGTCCTTGCATTGTAATCttcaatgtttttaaattattgaaaatTAAACTGGACATTACACTTTCCTtcgataaaaatgtaattagaaaGTGAACTAAGCTAGTCTCTGATCTTCCCACTTGAGCGTAAAATTGAGTTTTTAGTGGACCCATTCAGGATACACCCAGCCTATTGCTCATGGCTGTCTGCCTTGATTGAGCCTCCGAGCTCTGAACAAAGGCTATTCTGCCAATGGCCTGGCTCCCCGCTTGTATTCTGTAATCCTGGCGTGCCAGCCTCTGACACACACGCTTACTCCTAACAATTCCCGTCAGCCCTCTTTCAAAGCCAATTCACTCATTAGGTCAAGTTTTCCACCTCCTTCTCTGTGAAATTAAAGTGTGCTCAAGCCAATGGGGTACCTTACCAAGGTCAGTCACATCAAGTACCCTGAATAAGATGCACACCTCCTTTCAGAGTAGTTCTCTCCAACACAGATTTAAAGTTTTTAATGAATGTCTACTTCCCCAATGGTCAACCTCCAGTTTGCATTATGAACATTAAAAAGGCAAAACATCCAACaggaagtaaaataaaatactataaaaTTTGACAAGTGGAAACCAGTTTTGCAAGAAGCAATTTGTTCTGTAGTGCCAAGCCAGGCCTCCCGTGAAGGTCCCAACTCCCCCTCAGACTCACCTTCATGAGGATGCTGATGGCACAGGCCATGCCCACCATGCCCACACCGACCACCGTCACCTTGTTCTGAGGGATGGATTGCTCATCCTTGACCACGTGCTCAATCAGCTGTTCCTTCACATTAGCCATGTCTGCGAGCTTGGGAGAGAAGAACAAAGTGAGGGACACCCAGAGTCTACTGCATCACACGGCCGGCTGCCAGCTGGTCCATGGGACATCCCAGGCTGACCTTTAATACAGAGGTGAGTGGGGGTCAAGTATAGATTTTCTGGATTGGGGGGGATCCTTTAACAGTGGGCATTTTCAATATCTAAAGGAAGGAGCAGGATTACAAGGCCCCTGGTAGAAACTAATTTGGGATTCAAAACTCCCATTTGGGGGTCTTTATGTTGTCAATAGGCAAGGACTCTGTGGAAACATAGCTATAGGACAGTAGCTGGACTTTAGTTTTTAGTTGCAAAATGATAAACTGGCTGACAAAGGTGAACAAAAGTGTTACTTTACATTAAGTGGTTAACTCTTAGTTGAAACTGCACATTATAACCCGTTTTTTGTTGCCATCTtaatacaaaaatcaaaagTCAGTCCGTTGAAGGTGCTTGCTTTAGAGACTTGATCCTGGTATCCAAGTCAAAGCATTAATTATACCAGATCACCACAATTTCTTTAGGATTTtaagttattaaaaatgtgttcaaGGTAAAAGTAAGGACAGGGAACT
The genomic region above belongs to Amia ocellicauda isolate fAmiCal2 chromosome 4, fAmiCal2.hap1, whole genome shotgun sequence and contains:
- the ldha gene encoding L-lactate dehydrogenase A chain encodes the protein MANVKEQLIEHVVKDEQSIPQNKVTVVGVGMVGMACAISILMKELADELALVDVIEDKLKGEMMDLQHGGLFLRTPKIVADKDYSVTANSKVVVVTAGARQQEGESRLNLVQRNVNIFKFIIPNIVKYSPNCIILVVSNPVDILTYVAWKLSGFPRHRVIGSGCNLDSARFRYLMGERLNLHPSSCHGWVIGEHGDSSVPVWSGINVAGVSLQKLNPDMGTDQDSENWKDVHKQVVESAYEVIKLKGYTSWAIGMSVTDLVETLLKNLRKVHPVSTMVKGMHGIHDEVFLSVPCVLGNTGLSDIVKMSLKKEEEDQLRKSADTLWGVQKELKL